The proteins below come from a single Treponema phagedenis genomic window:
- a CDS encoding SufS family cysteine desulfurase, producing the protein MYKNDFPLLARNPKIHYLDSAATSQRPQVVLDGLQKYFTDANGNAGRGSHSLAIASSLLVEETRKKVTEFIGAKNPDDIVFTKNCTESLNILAYCYALPFLQKDDEILIPVSNHHANLVTWQYAAEKTGAKLRFVYLQKDGSIDMQDFSAKLNERTKIVALSAVVNATGAVNPVQEVVRKAHDVGAIAIVDSAQAIMHAPQNVSELDCDFMVFSGHKFFSAFGVGVLYGKAALLKKMPPFLYGGEMIEYVSEEKSEYKEAPHKYEGGTLDSAAIVSLKYAIEYIQKIGYQNIAAVIGEVYRYALSEFKKLDFIETYHMQEKNNAGIIAFNVKDVHSHDTAYILNEYGVMVRSGHHCTQPLMNYLGINSCCRASISIYNTREDIDVMVEALKKVQQVFNS; encoded by the coding sequence ATGTATAAAAATGATTTTCCGTTATTAGCGCGGAACCCAAAGATTCACTATTTGGATTCTGCTGCAACATCTCAGCGTCCGCAGGTAGTGCTTGACGGACTGCAAAAATATTTTACCGACGCAAACGGTAATGCGGGCAGGGGTTCTCACTCATTGGCGATTGCCTCTTCTCTTTTAGTTGAAGAAACACGAAAAAAAGTTACGGAGTTTATCGGTGCGAAAAATCCCGATGATATTGTCTTTACAAAAAACTGCACCGAGTCTTTAAACATTCTTGCCTATTGTTATGCTTTGCCCTTTCTGCAAAAAGATGATGAGATTCTTATTCCCGTTTCAAATCATCATGCAAACTTGGTTACTTGGCAATATGCAGCGGAGAAAACCGGAGCTAAGCTCAGGTTTGTATATTTACAAAAAGACGGCAGCATCGACATGCAGGATTTTTCCGCTAAACTTAACGAGCGCACAAAAATTGTTGCTCTTTCGGCGGTTGTAAACGCAACCGGAGCAGTAAACCCCGTGCAAGAAGTTGTGCGCAAAGCTCATGACGTTGGTGCGATTGCAATAGTAGATTCCGCACAGGCGATTATGCACGCTCCGCAAAACGTAAGCGAGCTTGATTGCGACTTCATGGTATTTTCCGGACATAAGTTTTTTTCCGCTTTCGGCGTAGGCGTGTTGTACGGCAAGGCCGCACTCTTAAAAAAAATGCCGCCATTTTTATACGGCGGAGAAATGATTGAATACGTAAGCGAAGAAAAAAGTGAGTACAAAGAAGCCCCGCACAAATATGAGGGCGGAACATTGGATTCAGCTGCAATCGTTTCGTTAAAGTATGCGATTGAGTATATTCAAAAAATCGGATATCAAAATATTGCAGCTGTTATCGGCGAAGTATACCGCTATGCACTTTCGGAATTTAAAAAACTTGACTTTATCGAAACTTATCATATGCAAGAAAAAAACAATGCCGGCATTATTGCTTTTAATGTCAAAGATGTACACTCGCATGACACTGCATATATTTTAAATGAGTATGGGGTGATGGTGCGAAGCGGGCACCATTGCACGCAGCCGCTTATGAACTATCTTGGAATAAACTCATGCTGCAGAGCAAGCATCAGTATTTATAATACAAGGGAAGATATTGATGTTATGGTTGAAGCTTTAAAAAAAGTACAGCAGGTGTTTAATAGTTGA